In a single window of the Poecile atricapillus isolate bPoeAtr1 chromosome 27, bPoeAtr1.hap1, whole genome shotgun sequence genome:
- the NFE2L1 gene encoding endoplasmic reticulum membrane sensor NFE2L1 isoform X3 → MRKDIDLIDILWRQDIDLGAGREIFDYSHRQKESEVDKELSDGRERGDSWRSAGNEVLDRIPLVDGETGESFPAQVPGAEDQTALSLEECLRLLEATFPFGDNSEFPAADVSALSEAVPGQSRAPGGPPSLLSPLLAETESPFDLEQQWQDLMSIMEMQAMEVNGTGAESLYGGTGGDLLASNYSLAPGTPINQNVSLHQASLGGCSQDFSLFSSDMESPSMAGGSALLQLAPDNSTGLNSTFGSTNLSGIFFPPQMNGTGNETAGPELPDPLGGLLDEAMLDEISLMDLAIEEGFNPVQASQLEEEFDSDSGLSLDSGHSPASLSSSEASSSSSSSSSSSSSSSFSEEGAVGYSSDSENVDFEEAEGAVGYQPEYSKFCRMSYQDPAQLHYLPYLEHVGHNHTYNMAPGALDPEEPKAPGAGKKSGKEKPSELLDKQLSRDEHRARAMKIPFTNDKIINLPVEEFNELLSKYQLSEAQLSLIRDIRRRGKNKMAAQNCRKRKLDTILNLERDVEELQRDKSKLLREKVEFLKSIRQMKQKVQSLYQEVFGRLRDEQGRPYSPSRYALQYGSDGSVLLIPRAPAPAEPQPRRQERKQKDRRK, encoded by the exons ATGAGAAAG GACATCGATTTGATTGACATCCTGTGGAGACAGGATATTGATCTCGGCGCTGGGCGAGAGATTTTTGACTACAGCCACCGTCAGAAAGAGAGCGAAGTGGACAAAGAGCTGAGCGATGGGAGGGAGCGCGGGGACAGCTGGAGGAGTGCAGGGAATGAGGTCTTGGATAGAATCCCGCTAGTTGATGGAGAGACCGGGGAGAGTTTCCCTGCGCAG GTGCCCGGTGCGGAGGATCAGACAGCGCTGTCCCTGGAGGAGTGCCTTAGGCTGCTGGAGGCCACCTTCCCTTTCGGGGACAATTCCGAG TTCCCAGCTGCGGATGTCTCCGCCCTGAGCGAGGCCGTGCCGGGGCAGAGCCGGGCTCCGGGCGGCCCCCCCAgcctgctgtcccctctcctggcCGAGACCGAGTCCCCCTTCgacctggagcagcagtggcaggaCCTGATGTCCATCATGGAGATGCAG GCCATGGAGGTGAACGGCACCGGCGCCGAGAGCCTCTACGGCGGCACCGGCGGCGACCTGCTGGCGTCCAACTACAGCCTGGCCCCCGGCACGCCCATCAACCAGAACGTCAGCCTGCATCAGGCCTCGCTGGGAGGCTGCTCCCAGGACTTCTCCCTCTTCAGCTCGGACATGGAGAGCCCCTCCATGGCGGGCGGCTcggccctgctgcagctggcgCCCGACAACTCCACCGGCCTCAACAGCACCTTCGGCTCCACCAACCTGAGCGGGATCTTCTTCCCGCCCCAGATGAACGGCACGGGCAACGAGACGGCCGGGCCCGAGCTGCCCGACCCCCTGGGAGGGCTCCTGGACGAGGCCATGCTGGATGAGATCAGCCTGATGGACTTGGCCATCGAGGAGGGCTTCAACCCCGTGCAGGCCTCGCAGCTGGAAGAGGAGTTCGATTCCGACTCAGGTCTTTCCCTGGATTCCGGCCACAGCCCCGCGTCCCTGAGCAGCTCCGAAgcctcgtcctcctcctcctcgtcctcttcgtcctcttcctcctcctcgttTTCCGAGGAAGGCGCCGTGGGCTACAGCTCGGACTCGGAGAACGTGGACTTTGAGGAAGCGGAAGGGGCGGTTGGCTACCAGCCAGAGTACAGCAAGTTCTGCCGCATGAGCTACCAGGACCCGGCGCAGCTCCATTACCTGCCTTACCTGGAGCACGTCGGCCACAACCACACCTACAACATGGCCCCGGGCGCCCTGGACCCCGAGGAGCCCAAAGCGCCCGGCGCCGGCAAGAAGAGCGGCAAGGAGAAACCCTCGGAGCTGCTGGACAAGCAGCTGAGCCGCGACGAGCACCGCGCCAGGGCCATGAAGATCCCCTTCACCAACGACAAGATCATCAACCTGCCCGTGGAGGAGTTCAACGAGCTCCTGTCCAAGTACCAGCTGAGCGAGGCGCAGCTCAGCCTCATCCGCGACATCCGCCGGCGCGGCAAGAACAAGATGGCCGCGCAGAACTGCCGCAAGAGGAAACTGGACACCATCCTCAACCTGGAGCGCGACGTGGAGGAGCTGCAACGCGACAAATCCAAACTGCTCAGGGAGAAGGTGGAGTTCCTCAAATCCATCCGGCAGATGAAGCAGAAGGTGCAGAGCCTGTACCAGGAGGTGTTCGGGCGGCTGCGGGACGAGCAGGGCCGGCCCTACTCGCCGAGCCGCTACGCGCTGCAGTACGGCAGCGACGGCAGCGTGCTGCTGATCCCCCGCGCGCCCGCGCCCGCCGAGCCGCAGCCGCGGCGCCAGGAGCGCAAGCAGAAGGACAGGAGGAAGTGA
- the NFE2L1 gene encoding endoplasmic reticulum membrane sensor NFE2L1 isoform X1 has product MLSLKKYFTEGLIQFTILLSLLGVRLDVDTYLNSQLPPLREIILGQSSAYTQTQFHNLRNTLDGYGIHPKSVQLDSYFSARRLLSQVRALDRLQVPSTEVSAWLVHRDPEGSVSGGQQDAGAGDGGVRESGAEQGFGEELEDLGAVAAPVNGDLTKEDIDLIDILWRQDIDLGAGREIFDYSHRQKESEVDKELSDGRERGDSWRSAGNEVLDRIPLVDGETGESFPAQVPGAEDQTALSLEECLRLLEATFPFGDNSEFPAADVSALSEAVPGQSRAPGGPPSLLSPLLAETESPFDLEQQWQDLMSIMEMQAMEVNGTGAESLYGGTGGDLLASNYSLAPGTPINQNVSLHQASLGGCSQDFSLFSSDMESPSMAGGSALLQLAPDNSTGLNSTFGSTNLSGIFFPPQMNGTGNETAGPELPDPLGGLLDEAMLDEISLMDLAIEEGFNPVQASQLEEEFDSDSGLSLDSGHSPASLSSSEASSSSSSSSSSSSSSSFSEEGAVGYSSDSENVDFEEAEGAVGYQPEYSKFCRMSYQDPAQLHYLPYLEHVGHNHTYNMAPGALDPEEPKAPGAGKKSGKEKPSELLDKQLSRDEHRARAMKIPFTNDKIINLPVEEFNELLSKYQLSEAQLSLIRDIRRRGKNKMAAQNCRKRKLDTILNLERDVEELQRDKSKLLREKVEFLKSIRQMKQKVQSLYQEVFGRLRDEQGRPYSPSRYALQYGSDGSVLLIPRAPAPAEPQPRRQERKQKDRRK; this is encoded by the exons ATGCTCTCTCTGAAGAAATACTTCACGGAAGGCCTGATCCAGTTCACCATCCTGCTCAGCCTCCTCGGCGTGCGCCTGGACGTGGACACCTACCTGAACTCCCAACTCCCTCCCCTGCGGGAGATCATCCTgggccagagctctgcctaCACCCAGACCCAGTTCCACAACCTGCGCAACACCTTGGACGGATATGGCATCCACCCCAAAAGCGTCCAGCTGGACTCTTATTTCAGCGCCCGCCGCCTGCTCAGCCAGGTGAGGGCTCTGGACAGGCTGCAGGTGCCCAGCACCGAGGTCAGTGCCTGGTTGGTGCACAGAGATCCCGAAGGATCCGTGTCCGGAGGGCAGCAGGACGCCGGAGCAGGTGATGGAGGAGTGAGGGAGAGCGGAGCTGAGCAGGGTTTTGGGGAAGAGCTGGAGGATTTAGGAGCTGTGGCGGCACCTGTCAATGGAGATCTCACCAAAGAG GACATCGATTTGATTGACATCCTGTGGAGACAGGATATTGATCTCGGCGCTGGGCGAGAGATTTTTGACTACAGCCACCGTCAGAAAGAGAGCGAAGTGGACAAAGAGCTGAGCGATGGGAGGGAGCGCGGGGACAGCTGGAGGAGTGCAGGGAATGAGGTCTTGGATAGAATCCCGCTAGTTGATGGAGAGACCGGGGAGAGTTTCCCTGCGCAG GTGCCCGGTGCGGAGGATCAGACAGCGCTGTCCCTGGAGGAGTGCCTTAGGCTGCTGGAGGCCACCTTCCCTTTCGGGGACAATTCCGAG TTCCCAGCTGCGGATGTCTCCGCCCTGAGCGAGGCCGTGCCGGGGCAGAGCCGGGCTCCGGGCGGCCCCCCCAgcctgctgtcccctctcctggcCGAGACCGAGTCCCCCTTCgacctggagcagcagtggcaggaCCTGATGTCCATCATGGAGATGCAG GCCATGGAGGTGAACGGCACCGGCGCCGAGAGCCTCTACGGCGGCACCGGCGGCGACCTGCTGGCGTCCAACTACAGCCTGGCCCCCGGCACGCCCATCAACCAGAACGTCAGCCTGCATCAGGCCTCGCTGGGAGGCTGCTCCCAGGACTTCTCCCTCTTCAGCTCGGACATGGAGAGCCCCTCCATGGCGGGCGGCTcggccctgctgcagctggcgCCCGACAACTCCACCGGCCTCAACAGCACCTTCGGCTCCACCAACCTGAGCGGGATCTTCTTCCCGCCCCAGATGAACGGCACGGGCAACGAGACGGCCGGGCCCGAGCTGCCCGACCCCCTGGGAGGGCTCCTGGACGAGGCCATGCTGGATGAGATCAGCCTGATGGACTTGGCCATCGAGGAGGGCTTCAACCCCGTGCAGGCCTCGCAGCTGGAAGAGGAGTTCGATTCCGACTCAGGTCTTTCCCTGGATTCCGGCCACAGCCCCGCGTCCCTGAGCAGCTCCGAAgcctcgtcctcctcctcctcgtcctcttcgtcctcttcctcctcctcgttTTCCGAGGAAGGCGCCGTGGGCTACAGCTCGGACTCGGAGAACGTGGACTTTGAGGAAGCGGAAGGGGCGGTTGGCTACCAGCCAGAGTACAGCAAGTTCTGCCGCATGAGCTACCAGGACCCGGCGCAGCTCCATTACCTGCCTTACCTGGAGCACGTCGGCCACAACCACACCTACAACATGGCCCCGGGCGCCCTGGACCCCGAGGAGCCCAAAGCGCCCGGCGCCGGCAAGAAGAGCGGCAAGGAGAAACCCTCGGAGCTGCTGGACAAGCAGCTGAGCCGCGACGAGCACCGCGCCAGGGCCATGAAGATCCCCTTCACCAACGACAAGATCATCAACCTGCCCGTGGAGGAGTTCAACGAGCTCCTGTCCAAGTACCAGCTGAGCGAGGCGCAGCTCAGCCTCATCCGCGACATCCGCCGGCGCGGCAAGAACAAGATGGCCGCGCAGAACTGCCGCAAGAGGAAACTGGACACCATCCTCAACCTGGAGCGCGACGTGGAGGAGCTGCAACGCGACAAATCCAAACTGCTCAGGGAGAAGGTGGAGTTCCTCAAATCCATCCGGCAGATGAAGCAGAAGGTGCAGAGCCTGTACCAGGAGGTGTTCGGGCGGCTGCGGGACGAGCAGGGCCGGCCCTACTCGCCGAGCCGCTACGCGCTGCAGTACGGCAGCGACGGCAGCGTGCTGCTGATCCCCCGCGCGCCCGCGCCCGCCGAGCCGCAGCCGCGGCGCCAGGAGCGCAAGCAGAAGGACAGGAGGAAGTGA
- the NFE2L1 gene encoding endoplasmic reticulum membrane sensor NFE2L1 isoform X2 — MLSLKKYFTEGLIQFTILLSLLGVRLDVDTYLNSQLPPLREIILGQSSAYTQTQFHNLRNTLDGYGIHPKSVQLDSYFSARRLLSQVRALDRLQVPSTEVSAWLVHRDPEGSVSGGQQDAGAGDGGVRESGAEQGFGEELEDLGAVAAPVNGDLTKEVPGAEDQTALSLEECLRLLEATFPFGDNSEFPAADVSALSEAVPGQSRAPGGPPSLLSPLLAETESPFDLEQQWQDLMSIMEMQAMEVNGTGAESLYGGTGGDLLASNYSLAPGTPINQNVSLHQASLGGCSQDFSLFSSDMESPSMAGGSALLQLAPDNSTGLNSTFGSTNLSGIFFPPQMNGTGNETAGPELPDPLGGLLDEAMLDEISLMDLAIEEGFNPVQASQLEEEFDSDSGLSLDSGHSPASLSSSEASSSSSSSSSSSSSSSFSEEGAVGYSSDSENVDFEEAEGAVGYQPEYSKFCRMSYQDPAQLHYLPYLEHVGHNHTYNMAPGALDPEEPKAPGAGKKSGKEKPSELLDKQLSRDEHRARAMKIPFTNDKIINLPVEEFNELLSKYQLSEAQLSLIRDIRRRGKNKMAAQNCRKRKLDTILNLERDVEELQRDKSKLLREKVEFLKSIRQMKQKVQSLYQEVFGRLRDEQGRPYSPSRYALQYGSDGSVLLIPRAPAPAEPQPRRQERKQKDRRK, encoded by the exons ATGCTCTCTCTGAAGAAATACTTCACGGAAGGCCTGATCCAGTTCACCATCCTGCTCAGCCTCCTCGGCGTGCGCCTGGACGTGGACACCTACCTGAACTCCCAACTCCCTCCCCTGCGGGAGATCATCCTgggccagagctctgcctaCACCCAGACCCAGTTCCACAACCTGCGCAACACCTTGGACGGATATGGCATCCACCCCAAAAGCGTCCAGCTGGACTCTTATTTCAGCGCCCGCCGCCTGCTCAGCCAGGTGAGGGCTCTGGACAGGCTGCAGGTGCCCAGCACCGAGGTCAGTGCCTGGTTGGTGCACAGAGATCCCGAAGGATCCGTGTCCGGAGGGCAGCAGGACGCCGGAGCAGGTGATGGAGGAGTGAGGGAGAGCGGAGCTGAGCAGGGTTTTGGGGAAGAGCTGGAGGATTTAGGAGCTGTGGCGGCACCTGTCAATGGAGATCTCACCAAAGAG GTGCCCGGTGCGGAGGATCAGACAGCGCTGTCCCTGGAGGAGTGCCTTAGGCTGCTGGAGGCCACCTTCCCTTTCGGGGACAATTCCGAG TTCCCAGCTGCGGATGTCTCCGCCCTGAGCGAGGCCGTGCCGGGGCAGAGCCGGGCTCCGGGCGGCCCCCCCAgcctgctgtcccctctcctggcCGAGACCGAGTCCCCCTTCgacctggagcagcagtggcaggaCCTGATGTCCATCATGGAGATGCAG GCCATGGAGGTGAACGGCACCGGCGCCGAGAGCCTCTACGGCGGCACCGGCGGCGACCTGCTGGCGTCCAACTACAGCCTGGCCCCCGGCACGCCCATCAACCAGAACGTCAGCCTGCATCAGGCCTCGCTGGGAGGCTGCTCCCAGGACTTCTCCCTCTTCAGCTCGGACATGGAGAGCCCCTCCATGGCGGGCGGCTcggccctgctgcagctggcgCCCGACAACTCCACCGGCCTCAACAGCACCTTCGGCTCCACCAACCTGAGCGGGATCTTCTTCCCGCCCCAGATGAACGGCACGGGCAACGAGACGGCCGGGCCCGAGCTGCCCGACCCCCTGGGAGGGCTCCTGGACGAGGCCATGCTGGATGAGATCAGCCTGATGGACTTGGCCATCGAGGAGGGCTTCAACCCCGTGCAGGCCTCGCAGCTGGAAGAGGAGTTCGATTCCGACTCAGGTCTTTCCCTGGATTCCGGCCACAGCCCCGCGTCCCTGAGCAGCTCCGAAgcctcgtcctcctcctcctcgtcctcttcgtcctcttcctcctcctcgttTTCCGAGGAAGGCGCCGTGGGCTACAGCTCGGACTCGGAGAACGTGGACTTTGAGGAAGCGGAAGGGGCGGTTGGCTACCAGCCAGAGTACAGCAAGTTCTGCCGCATGAGCTACCAGGACCCGGCGCAGCTCCATTACCTGCCTTACCTGGAGCACGTCGGCCACAACCACACCTACAACATGGCCCCGGGCGCCCTGGACCCCGAGGAGCCCAAAGCGCCCGGCGCCGGCAAGAAGAGCGGCAAGGAGAAACCCTCGGAGCTGCTGGACAAGCAGCTGAGCCGCGACGAGCACCGCGCCAGGGCCATGAAGATCCCCTTCACCAACGACAAGATCATCAACCTGCCCGTGGAGGAGTTCAACGAGCTCCTGTCCAAGTACCAGCTGAGCGAGGCGCAGCTCAGCCTCATCCGCGACATCCGCCGGCGCGGCAAGAACAAGATGGCCGCGCAGAACTGCCGCAAGAGGAAACTGGACACCATCCTCAACCTGGAGCGCGACGTGGAGGAGCTGCAACGCGACAAATCCAAACTGCTCAGGGAGAAGGTGGAGTTCCTCAAATCCATCCGGCAGATGAAGCAGAAGGTGCAGAGCCTGTACCAGGAGGTGTTCGGGCGGCTGCGGGACGAGCAGGGCCGGCCCTACTCGCCGAGCCGCTACGCGCTGCAGTACGGCAGCGACGGCAGCGTGCTGCTGATCCCCCGCGCGCCCGCGCCCGCCGAGCCGCAGCCGCGGCGCCAGGAGCGCAAGCAGAAGGACAGGAGGAAGTGA
- the CDK5RAP3 gene encoding CDK5 regulatory subunit-associated protein 3 isoform X8 encodes MQVAPQEYQHVPIDIQTSKLLEWLQDRRHCGRRWQAQVQRVRERLREALRDMPEHPEIRELLRGSYLHYFHCLRIVEILRATEASTRNLFGRYSSQRMKDWQEIVALYEKENAYLAELSSLLGRSVAFELPALRRQLGRCRQAQQELARREDECQLRAGELRERFLASCRQYGIAGGDVRQELLAQVEALPSLLSRIGDGASALGDAIELYEACVAFVCDSPGVPVLPLLRFVARNGNSSVFRWRTGLEPLRVERPRLREEPEPPREDTIDWGDFPAEPPQDGDIDWGITVEPSPQGADGIDWGDGEKGQEGTITAEPSPQGADGIDWGDGEKGQEGTSSGPSPQGADGIDWGDEEKGQEGTITAEPSPQGADGIDWGDGEKGQEGTITVVEAGTEAPEAVARGSDALTLLENPETRNQFLDELMELELFLAQRLLELEDEADVVAMSQLQLAPAVLQGQSGQRLRALLATARDLLGQLCSPSVQHLCMILASPRYVERVTALLRQKLLQSELLLAKRDALAQRRQQALGEQAALEPKLQQLQESTRELQELIEADISKRYGGRPVNLMGINL; translated from the exons agTGGCTGCAGGACCGGCGGCACTGCGGGCGGCGCTGGCAGGCTCAGGTGCAGCGGGtgcgggagcggctgcgggAGGCGCTGCGGGACATGCCCGAGCACCCCGAGATCCGCGAGCTGCTGCGGGGCTCCT ACCTGCACTACTTCCACTGCCTGCGCATCGTGGAGATCCTCAGGGCCACCGAGGCCTCCACCAGGAACCTCTTTGGCCGCTACTCGTCCCAAAGGATGAAG GACTGGCAGGAGATCGTGGCCCTCTATGAGAAGGAGAACGCCTACCTGG ccgAGCTCTCCAGCCTGCTGGGCCGCAGCGTGGCGTTCGAGCTGCCGGCGCTGCGGCGGCAGCTGGGCCGGTGCCGGCAGGCGCAGCAGGAGCTGGCGCGGCGTGAGGACGAGTGCCAGCTCCGGGCTGGAGAGCTCCGGGAGAGATTCCTGGCGTCCTGCCGCCAGTACGGCATCGCT ggtggggacgtgcgccaggagctgctggcccaggtGGAGGCGCTGCCGTCGCTGCTGTCCCGCATTGGGGACGGCGCCAGCGCCCTCGGGGACGCCATCGAGCTGTACGAGGCCTGCGTGGCCTTCGTGTGtgacag tcccggtgtcccggtgctGCCGTTGCTGCGGTTCGTGGCCAGGAACGGGAACTCCTCGGTGTTCCGGTGGCGCACGGGGCTGGAGCCGCTGCGGGTGGAGCGGCCGCGGCTGCGGGAGGAGCCGGAGCCGCCCCGGGAGGACACG ATCGATTGGGGCGATTTCCCCGCGGAGCCGCCCCAGGACGGGGACATCGACTGGGGGATCACGGTGGAGCCCAGTCCCCAG GGGGCCGATGGCATCGATTGGGGTGATGGagagaagggacaggaggggacaatCACAGCAGAGCCCAGTCCCCAG GGGGCCGATGGCATCGACTGGGGCGATGGagagaagggacaggaggggacatcGAGTGGGCCCAGTCCCCAG GGGGCCGATGGCATTGATTGGGGTGACGaagagaagggacaggaggggacaatCACAGCAGAGCCCAGTCCCCAG GGGGCCGATGGCATCGATTGGGGTGACGGagagaagggacaggaggggacaatCACGGTGGTGGAGGCTGGCACTGAgg CCCCCGAGGCCGTGGCGCGCGGCTCGGACGCGCTGACCCTGCTGGAGAACCCCGAGACACGGAACCAGTTCCTGGACGAGCTGATGGAG ctggagctgttcctggcgcagcggctgctggagctggaggacGAGGCGGACGTGGTGGCCAtgagccagctgcagctggcccCGGCCGTGCTGCAGGGCCAGAGTGGCCAGCGGCTGCGGGCCCTGCTGGCCACCGCGCGGGACCTGCTgggccagctctgctcccccagcGTGCAGCACCTCTGCATGATCCTCGCCTCGCCCAG GTACGTGGAGCGGGTGACGGCGCTGCTGCggcagaagctgctgcagtccgagctgctgctggccaaacGCGACGCGCTGGCCCAGCGGCGACAACAGGCCCTGGGCGAGCAGGCGGCCctggagcccaaactgcagcagctgcaggagagcaccagggagctgcaggagctg ATCGAGGCCGACATCTCCAAGCGCTACGGGGGGCGGCCGGTGAACCTGATGGGGATCAACCTGTGA
- the CDK5RAP3 gene encoding CDK5 regulatory subunit-associated protein 3 isoform X9, with protein sequence MQVAPQEYQHVPIDIQTSKLLDLHYFHCLRIVEILRATEASTRNLFGRYSSQRMKDWQEIVALYEKENAYLAELSSLLGRSVAFELPALRRQLGRCRQAQQELARREDECQLRAGELRERFLASCRQYGIAGGDVRQELLAQVEALPSLLSRIGDGASALGDAIELYEACVAFVCDSPGVPVLPLLRFVARNGNSSVFRWRTGLEPLRVERPRLREEPEPPREDTIDWGDFPAEPPQDGDIDWGITVEPSPQGADGIDWGDGEKGQEGTITAEPSPQGADGIDWGDGEKGQEGTSSGPSPQGADGIDWGDEEKGQEGTITAEPSPQGADGIDWGDGEKGQEGTITVVEAGTEAPEAVARGSDALTLLENPETRNQFLDELMELELFLAQRLLELEDEADVVAMSQLQLAPAVLQGQSGQRLRALLATARDLLGQLCSPSVQHLCMILASPRYVERVTALLRQKLLQSELLLAKRDALAQRRQQALGEQAALEPKLQQLQESTRELQELIEADISKRYGGRPVNLMGINL encoded by the exons ACCTGCACTACTTCCACTGCCTGCGCATCGTGGAGATCCTCAGGGCCACCGAGGCCTCCACCAGGAACCTCTTTGGCCGCTACTCGTCCCAAAGGATGAAG GACTGGCAGGAGATCGTGGCCCTCTATGAGAAGGAGAACGCCTACCTGG ccgAGCTCTCCAGCCTGCTGGGCCGCAGCGTGGCGTTCGAGCTGCCGGCGCTGCGGCGGCAGCTGGGCCGGTGCCGGCAGGCGCAGCAGGAGCTGGCGCGGCGTGAGGACGAGTGCCAGCTCCGGGCTGGAGAGCTCCGGGAGAGATTCCTGGCGTCCTGCCGCCAGTACGGCATCGCT ggtggggacgtgcgccaggagctgctggcccaggtGGAGGCGCTGCCGTCGCTGCTGTCCCGCATTGGGGACGGCGCCAGCGCCCTCGGGGACGCCATCGAGCTGTACGAGGCCTGCGTGGCCTTCGTGTGtgacag tcccggtgtcccggtgctGCCGTTGCTGCGGTTCGTGGCCAGGAACGGGAACTCCTCGGTGTTCCGGTGGCGCACGGGGCTGGAGCCGCTGCGGGTGGAGCGGCCGCGGCTGCGGGAGGAGCCGGAGCCGCCCCGGGAGGACACG ATCGATTGGGGCGATTTCCCCGCGGAGCCGCCCCAGGACGGGGACATCGACTGGGGGATCACGGTGGAGCCCAGTCCCCAG GGGGCCGATGGCATCGATTGGGGTGATGGagagaagggacaggaggggacaatCACAGCAGAGCCCAGTCCCCAG GGGGCCGATGGCATCGACTGGGGCGATGGagagaagggacaggaggggacatcGAGTGGGCCCAGTCCCCAG GGGGCCGATGGCATTGATTGGGGTGACGaagagaagggacaggaggggacaatCACAGCAGAGCCCAGTCCCCAG GGGGCCGATGGCATCGATTGGGGTGACGGagagaagggacaggaggggacaatCACGGTGGTGGAGGCTGGCACTGAgg CCCCCGAGGCCGTGGCGCGCGGCTCGGACGCGCTGACCCTGCTGGAGAACCCCGAGACACGGAACCAGTTCCTGGACGAGCTGATGGAG ctggagctgttcctggcgcagcggctgctggagctggaggacGAGGCGGACGTGGTGGCCAtgagccagctgcagctggcccCGGCCGTGCTGCAGGGCCAGAGTGGCCAGCGGCTGCGGGCCCTGCTGGCCACCGCGCGGGACCTGCTgggccagctctgctcccccagcGTGCAGCACCTCTGCATGATCCTCGCCTCGCCCAG GTACGTGGAGCGGGTGACGGCGCTGCTGCggcagaagctgctgcagtccgagctgctgctggccaaacGCGACGCGCTGGCCCAGCGGCGACAACAGGCCCTGGGCGAGCAGGCGGCCctggagcccaaactgcagcagctgcaggagagcaccagggagctgcaggagctg ATCGAGGCCGACATCTCCAAGCGCTACGGGGGGCGGCCGGTGAACCTGATGGGGATCAACCTGTGA